The genomic stretch CTTACTGTTATAGACAATAATAATTGTTCCCAAAGCGATAGTGTATTTATTTTAGCAGGGGATTTTCCTTGCGATGAAAATGTTAGATTCTTTATCCCCAATATTTTTAGCCCCAACAACGATAATAACAATGATGTGTTATATGTGAAAAGCGAATTTATTAAAAATTTAGAATTTATGATTTATGATAGATTTGGGAATGTCGTTTTTGAATCTAAAGATATTAATATAGGCTGGGACGGAAAATATAAAGGAGAACCTGCTGAAGAAGGTGTATATTTCTGGGAAATTAAAGCCATTATGATAGACAATACAGAATTAAATAAAATCGGCAATACAACCCTAGTCCGTTAAAATACTATATTTTTTCTAAAAAAGTCTTCTTTATAACTTATTTAATATTTAAAGAAGACTTTTTTTTGTTATATCAATCACAAAAAATGTAACTTTGCTTTAATGAATAATAAAAATACATCGTCAGGCAAAATGTTACCTGTTATGGAACAGTTTGCAAGTCTTCAGGGAGAAGGCATTAATACAGGCAAAGCAGCTTGGTTTGTAAGACTTGGAGGCTGTGATGTTGGGTGTAGCTTTTGCGATGTAAAAGAATCTTGGAATCCTAATTTGCACCAACTTACTCCTTGCGATGAAATTATAAACAATGCTGTCAATTCAAAATTAGGTGCAGTAGTTTTAACAGGAGGCGAACCTTTGCAAAGCAATCTAGATTATCTTTGCAACAAACTACACGAAAAAAATATAAAAATCTTCCTCGAAACATCTGGCAGTGAACCTTTTAGCGGCTGCTTTG from Bacteroidales bacterium encodes the following:
- a CDS encoding 7-carboxy-7-deazaguanine synthase QueE, with translation MNNKNTSSGKMLPVMEQFASLQGEGINTGKAAWFVRLGGCDVGCSFCDVKESWNPNLHQLTPCDEIINNAVNSKLGAVVLTGGEPLQSNLDYLCNKLHEKNIKIFLETSGSEPFSGCFDWICLSPKKNTKIFNCWFEEANELKVIIESKNDMVFAEEMAKHVNENCIIQLQPEWSKKDEITPFLVDYIISNPCWRLSVQTHKYIKIP